TTATAAGGATATGAAGCCATTTGTTGATATGGTAGATGCGGAGCTAGAGGTGTGGAAAGAATTAGCTTATATATGGATAAAGGAAGAGCAGCCTAAGTATATACATGTACAACAAATCGATCAAGTGTATGAGAATTTACAAACTAATGTGCTACAATGTTTTGTTAATAAGGGAAAAGGTAAACGTTTCTTTGAAACTCATCAAGCTATTTCGTATACTTTGCAAAATATCGTAGATCAATGTAAGTAACAAGAGGGGAAAACCCTCTTGTTTTTTTAGGCTTCTGTCGCTGTTGTAGGTTTTGTTGCGCCGTTTATTTCTAATTCACGTATTAATGTTCGGTAATCTGAGATGCATATTTTTCCTTCGAGATAACAATGTCTCGCAAAGTCTAGCAGTTCATTTGAACTTTCTGTACAGTACCCCTTTTTTTGAGAAAACGCTTGTTTTAAATCCCCTAATACCATGTTGATTCCTCCCCCATGAGAATCTTCTTCCTTATTATCATAGCATGGAAGGGTTTACTTTCTAATTTTTTTAAAAATTTAAACTTCCGACAAAAACAGACAGATACTCCGTCACACATTTTATTTTATAGGTACATATTCTATATGTAGAAACTTATGTGAAGGAGGAGAGTATGCATGTTTCAACAACCTAATGTATATCAGCAAACAAATCCATATGCACAGCAAAATATGTACCAATATAATGAGGATACATATTTACGATATAATATGTATCCTTTCGAGCCTCATTATGGGAACCAAAATTATTATCAACCATTTGAAGTGTCGTTTGGGAATCAACCGCAACAAGAACAACCACAACAACCCTA
This genomic interval from Bacillus cereus contains the following:
- a CDS encoding YppE family protein; this encodes MKYEALIQSSEKLMQYNDEANVKKREMDEYDFYKDMKPFVDMVDAELEVWKELAYIWIKEEQPKYIHVQQIDQVYENLQTNVLQCFVNKGKGKRFFETHQAISYTLQNIVDQCK
- a CDS encoding YppF family protein: MVLGDLKQAFSQKKGYCTESSNELLDFARHCYLEGKICISDYRTLIRELEINGATKPTTATEA